A genome region from Penaeus chinensis breed Huanghai No. 1 chromosome 22, ASM1920278v2, whole genome shotgun sequence includes the following:
- the LOC125037216 gene encoding 2-aminoethanethiol dioxygenase-like isoform X1 — MTSLIRQIGSLAVRTFKRDPQISASNFMSQYEQLYNILNTIKAEDINLDLSLLQDRGTFNPSRDGAPVTYMQLYEDSDVTICVFILKTGVRLPMHDHPGMHGLLKVLHGSVAVQSYSFIANMCMDGVPVNQSLSGIFPAKKHEAVTVSASDPACRLFPEKQNVHEIYSLDGPAAFLDILSPPYGTDERLGIERDCHYYQELDGSFAPPQVPEGRLVWLVNVPSPTDFWCDQAEYSGPPIEEDSDENGS, encoded by the exons ATGACCTCCCTCATAAGACAGATAGGTTCTCTCGCCGTGCGAACCTTCAAGCGAGACCCACAGATATCCGCCAGTAATTTCATGAGCCAGTATGAACAGCTATATAACATTCTGAACACTATAAAAGCCGAGGATATCAACCTGGACCTGAGTCTCTTGCAAGACCGAGGAACCTTCAAC CCGAGCAGGGATGGTGCACCTGTTACATACATGCAGCTTTATGAAGACAGCGATGTTACCATATGTGTCTTCATCCTCAAAACGGGGGTTCGATTACCCATGCATGATCACCCTGGAATGCATGGTCTCCTAAAG GTCTTGCACGGGTCAGTGGCTGTACAGAGTTACAGTTTCATTGCCAACATGTGCATGGATGGCGTACCAGTAAACCAGTCCCTCTCTGGTATTTTTCCAGCAAAGAAGCATGAGGCAGTCACTGTCTCTGCCAGTGATCCTGCTTGCCGCCTCTTTCCCGAAAAACAAAATGTGCACGAAATATATTCCCTGGATGGTCCTGCTGCCTTTCTTGATATTTTGTCCCCACCCTATGGAACAGATGAACGTCTAGGCATTGAGAGAGATTGCCACTATTACCAAGAATTAGATGGGAGTTTTGCACCTCCGCAAGTACCTGAAGGCAGACTTGTGTGGCTTGTAAATGTTCCATCCCCAACAGACTTCTGGTGTGATCAGGCTGAGTATAGCGGACCTCCAATTGAAgaggatagtgatgaaaatggatCCTAA
- the LOC125037216 gene encoding 2-aminoethanethiol dioxygenase-like isoform X2 has product MGSFTQVYWWAADPCLLQPSRDGAPVTYMQLYEDSDVTICVFILKTGVRLPMHDHPGMHGLLKVLHGSVAVQSYSFIANMCMDGVPVNQSLSGIFPAKKHEAVTVSASDPACRLFPEKQNVHEIYSLDGPAAFLDILSPPYGTDERLGIERDCHYYQELDGSFAPPQVPEGRLVWLVNVPSPTDFWCDQAEYSGPPIEEDSDENGS; this is encoded by the exons atgggGAGTTTCACGCAAGTCTACTGGTGGGCAGCTGATCCTTGCCTTTTACAGCCGAGCAGGGATGGTGCACCTGTTACATACATGCAGCTTTATGAAGACAGCGATGTTACCATATGTGTCTTCATCCTCAAAACGGGGGTTCGATTACCCATGCATGATCACCCTGGAATGCATGGTCTCCTAAAG GTCTTGCACGGGTCAGTGGCTGTACAGAGTTACAGTTTCATTGCCAACATGTGCATGGATGGCGTACCAGTAAACCAGTCCCTCTCTGGTATTTTTCCAGCAAAGAAGCATGAGGCAGTCACTGTCTCTGCCAGTGATCCTGCTTGCCGCCTCTTTCCCGAAAAACAAAATGTGCACGAAATATATTCCCTGGATGGTCCTGCTGCCTTTCTTGATATTTTGTCCCCACCCTATGGAACAGATGAACGTCTAGGCATTGAGAGAGATTGCCACTATTACCAAGAATTAGATGGGAGTTTTGCACCTCCGCAAGTACCTGAAGGCAGACTTGTGTGGCTTGTAAATGTTCCATCCCCAACAGACTTCTGGTGTGATCAGGCTGAGTATAGCGGACCTCCAATTGAAgaggatagtgatgaaaatggatCCTAA